From the Thermococcus guaymasensis DSM 11113 genome, one window contains:
- a CDS encoding UPF0146 family protein, translated as MPIEDLADFLAESFPRGKLVELGIGFQTKVAFRLKELGYDVLAVDWNKKAVENARKAGIRAVRDDLFRPKLELYSDAVALYSVRPTPEIMGPIIELSRKVGVPLVILPLSGDSLPRGLRLVNYRGLSIYTTKDI; from the coding sequence ATGCCAATTGAAGACCTCGCGGATTTTCTGGCGGAGAGTTTTCCAAGGGGGAAACTAGTCGAGCTCGGCATAGGCTTCCAGACAAAGGTAGCGTTCAGGCTGAAGGAGCTCGGATACGACGTTCTGGCAGTGGACTGGAACAAGAAAGCCGTGGAAAACGCGAGGAAGGCGGGGATTAGGGCCGTCCGGGACGACCTGTTCAGGCCGAAGCTGGAGCTATACAGCGACGCGGTCGCCCTGTACTCGGTGAGGCCGACACCAGAGATCATGGGGCCCATAATCGAGCTGAGCAGGAAGGTCGGAGTCCCTCTGGTAATCCTGCCGCTGAGCGGAGACTCCCTCCCGAGGGGACTGCGGCTGGTGAATTATAGGGGATTATCAATCTACACCACCAAAGATATTTAA
- the glmM gene encoding phosphoglucosamine mutase yields the protein MKLFGTAGIRGTLWEKVTPELAMNIGRAMGTYIDGDTVAVARDGRTSSVMLQSALISGLLSTGKEVLDFGLIPTPALAWGTRKYADGGVMITASHNPPTDNGIKVFNGDGTEFYVEQEGELEGLVFSRNFRKAEWDEIKGLKSLDIRDEYIGTVLDFVNHETNLTVLYDGANGAGSVVAPYLLREMGAKVISVNAHIDGHFPGRKPEPRYENIAYLGELARTLGVDLVIAQDGDADRIAVFDEKGQYVNEDALIALFAKLYVEENGGGTVVVSIDTGSRIDHVVEEAGGKVVRIPLGQPHDGIKKYGAIFAAEPWKLVHPKFGPWIDSFVTMGLLIKLIDERGKPLSQIIREEIPTYYLTKKNVKCPDELKKAILERVHRILEERLGDEIKEVLTISGYRFQLKDGSWVLVRPSGTEPKIRVVVEAPSEKRRDELFELAYSVVAKEVEKLKQSAQA from the coding sequence ATGAAGCTCTTCGGCACGGCTGGAATCCGCGGGACGCTGTGGGAGAAGGTCACACCGGAACTCGCGATGAACATCGGCAGGGCAATGGGGACGTACATTGACGGAGACACTGTTGCCGTTGCCAGGGACGGCAGGACGTCAAGCGTGATGCTCCAGAGCGCGCTCATCTCTGGGCTCCTCTCGACCGGGAAGGAAGTCCTTGACTTTGGCCTGATTCCGACGCCAGCCCTGGCGTGGGGAACGAGGAAATACGCCGACGGAGGGGTTATGATAACCGCGAGCCACAACCCCCCGACGGACAACGGCATAAAGGTCTTCAACGGTGACGGAACTGAGTTCTACGTCGAGCAGGAGGGGGAGCTTGAGGGGCTCGTTTTCTCCAGGAACTTCAGAAAGGCCGAGTGGGACGAAATAAAGGGCCTCAAAAGCCTCGACATTAGAGATGAGTACATCGGAACCGTCCTCGACTTCGTGAACCACGAAACAAACCTAACGGTTCTCTACGACGGCGCCAACGGTGCTGGAAGCGTTGTGGCGCCGTACCTCCTCAGGGAGATGGGCGCCAAAGTGATAAGCGTGAACGCCCACATTGACGGGCACTTTCCCGGAAGGAAGCCGGAGCCGAGGTACGAGAACATCGCCTACCTCGGCGAGCTCGCGAGGACGCTCGGAGTTGACCTGGTCATCGCTCAGGACGGCGACGCCGACAGGATAGCCGTTTTCGACGAGAAGGGTCAGTACGTGAACGAGGACGCACTGATAGCCCTCTTCGCCAAGCTCTACGTGGAGGAGAACGGCGGAGGGACGGTCGTCGTCTCGATAGACACCGGCTCAAGGATAGACCACGTCGTTGAGGAAGCAGGCGGAAAGGTCGTGAGGATTCCCCTCGGCCAGCCCCACGACGGAATAAAGAAGTACGGTGCCATTTTCGCCGCCGAGCCCTGGAAGCTCGTCCATCCGAAGTTTGGGCCGTGGATAGACAGCTTCGTGACAATGGGGCTCCTCATAAAGCTCATAGACGAGCGCGGAAAACCGCTCTCCCAGATAATCCGGGAGGAGATACCGACCTACTACCTCACCAAGAAGAACGTGAAGTGCCCGGACGAGCTCAAGAAGGCCATCCTTGAGAGGGTACACCGTATTCTTGAAGAGAGGCTCGGGGACGAGATCAAGGAAGTCCTCACGATTTCGGGCTACCGCTTCCAGTTGAAGGACGGATCGTGGGTTCTGGTCAGGCCGAGCGGAACCGAGCCAAAAATCAGGGTCGTCGTCGAGGCACCGAGCGAGAAGAGGCGCGACGAGCTCTTCGAGCTAGCCTACAGCGTCGTCGCAAAAGAAGTGGAAAAACTCAAACAAAGCGCGCAGGCCTGA